From Rudanella lutea DSM 19387, a single genomic window includes:
- a CDS encoding alpha/beta fold hydrolase: MPYTLEHHYVQTNGIRLHVVQAGPAAGPLIVLLHGFPEFWYGWQHQILPLAEAGFRVWVPDGRGYNLSDKPANTAAYNLDELAADVVGLIDAAGKEKAIVVGHDWGAAVAWWVAATYPERVDRLVTVNVPHPAVMKQFTRRQPRQMLRSWYIGFFQLPVLPEVLSRLGNWSALVRTLQSSSRPGTFSTDDLKLYRAAWSQPGAIRAMINWYRALARHPPRRRAQRRITVPTLLIWGAQDRFLMREMAQPSIDLCEQGRVVYFETATHWVQHEEAEAVTNLIING; encoded by the coding sequence ATGCCTTACACTCTCGAACATCACTACGTCCAAACCAACGGCATCCGACTGCATGTAGTGCAGGCCGGCCCCGCGGCAGGCCCACTCATTGTTCTGTTGCATGGTTTCCCGGAGTTCTGGTACGGCTGGCAGCACCAGATTCTGCCCCTGGCCGAAGCGGGTTTCCGGGTGTGGGTGCCCGATGGGCGTGGCTACAACCTGAGCGATAAACCAGCGAACACAGCCGCCTACAACCTCGACGAACTGGCCGCCGATGTGGTTGGCCTTATTGATGCGGCTGGAAAAGAAAAAGCCATTGTGGTTGGGCACGACTGGGGCGCAGCCGTGGCCTGGTGGGTGGCTGCTACGTATCCCGAACGGGTCGATCGGCTGGTGACGGTCAATGTACCCCACCCGGCCGTTATGAAACAGTTTACCCGACGGCAGCCCCGGCAGATGCTCCGAAGCTGGTACATCGGTTTCTTTCAGCTCCCGGTGCTCCCCGAAGTTTTATCGCGGTTGGGAAACTGGTCGGCCCTGGTGCGAACTCTTCAGTCGAGCAGCCGACCCGGTACGTTCTCGACCGATGACTTAAAGCTTTACCGCGCTGCGTGGTCGCAACCGGGGGCTATTCGGGCCATGATTAACTGGTACCGGGCGCTGGCACGGCACCCGCCCCGTCGACGGGCGCAACGCCGAATCACTGTACCAACTTTGTTGATATGGGGGGCTCAGGATCGGTTTCTGATGCGTGAGATGGCCCAACCCAGCATTGACCTCTGCGAACAGGGACGGGTTGTTTATTTTGAAACAGCCACCCACTGGGTTCAACACGAAGAAGCCGAGGCCGTTACGAACTTGATTATTAATGGATAG
- a CDS encoding PLP-dependent aminotransferase family protein, protein MTLPFKTLIQLDKAAAQPVYEQLSGQLGQLIRAGTLPARQRLPGTRQLALWLGVHRQTVVAAYDDLLAQGWIESRPGSGTFVASHLPNIQPQPLDAGTPTRMGTQTGFAFARRVELERPVLSSPVGLRFDDGFPDARLAPLDSMSRAYRSYLHWGNPQAHVGYGDVKGHPLLREELSKYLNATRGLRTTPDNILITRGSIMGLYLSCQVLLQPGDVVVTGETTWAGATMNARRAGATVHTVPMDEHGLDVDALAHLCERQSVRMVYVTPHHHYPTTVTLRADRRVRLLQLAEQYRFAVLEDDYDFDYHYLGRPILPLASADRHGLVIYVGSLTKSVSPGFRVGYVVAPTDLIDELARFRRIIDRQGDIVLEYAVGQLFHTGEMKRHFRKSLRAYQSRRDHVCAMLTHELPDWVQFQKPDGGMAIWATFDPAVDLARLAERALRAGLYLSPGLVHNPAGKWLNSTRLGFASSTEDELTQAVAVLKRVLEMGK, encoded by the coding sequence TCCGGGCGGGTACTTTACCCGCTCGTCAACGATTGCCCGGTACCCGCCAACTGGCCCTGTGGCTCGGCGTGCACCGGCAAACCGTGGTGGCTGCTTACGACGATCTGCTGGCGCAGGGCTGGATCGAAAGCCGACCCGGAAGCGGCACGTTTGTCGCATCGCACCTGCCCAACATACAGCCGCAACCGTTGGATGCCGGGACGCCCACCCGCATGGGCACCCAAACGGGTTTTGCCTTTGCCCGTCGGGTTGAGTTGGAGCGCCCTGTACTCAGCAGCCCGGTAGGATTACGCTTCGACGATGGCTTCCCGGATGCCCGGCTGGCTCCGCTCGACTCTATGAGCCGGGCGTATCGGTCGTACCTGCATTGGGGCAACCCGCAGGCGCATGTAGGCTATGGCGATGTGAAAGGCCATCCGCTGCTGCGCGAGGAGCTGTCGAAGTATCTCAATGCAACGCGGGGCCTCCGCACCACGCCCGACAATATTCTGATCACACGGGGCAGTATCATGGGGTTGTACCTGAGTTGTCAGGTGTTGCTGCAACCGGGCGACGTGGTCGTGACGGGCGAAACCACCTGGGCTGGGGCTACCATGAACGCCCGCCGGGCTGGGGCTACGGTACACACGGTGCCGATGGATGAGCACGGGCTCGACGTAGACGCGCTGGCGCACCTGTGCGAGCGGCAGTCTGTTCGGATGGTGTACGTGACGCCCCACCACCACTACCCCACCACCGTAACCCTCCGGGCCGACCGCCGGGTACGGCTATTGCAACTGGCCGAGCAATATCGGTTTGCGGTGCTCGAAGACGACTACGATTTTGACTATCATTACCTGGGTCGCCCGATTTTGCCCCTGGCCAGCGCCGACCGGCATGGTTTGGTGATCTACGTGGGCTCACTCACCAAATCGGTGTCGCCGGGGTTTCGGGTTGGGTATGTGGTTGCGCCAACCGACCTGATCGACGAGTTGGCCCGGTTTCGGCGGATTATTGACCGACAGGGCGATATCGTGCTCGAATACGCAGTGGGTCAGTTGTTTCACACGGGCGAGATGAAGCGGCATTTCCGAAAGTCGTTGCGGGCGTATCAGAGCCGGCGCGACCATGTGTGTGCGATGCTTACCCACGAACTGCCCGATTGGGTGCAATTTCAGAAACCCGATGGGGGCATGGCTATCTGGGCCACGTTTGATCCGGCCGTCGATCTGGCGCGTTTGGCGGAGCGTGCCTTGCGGGCCGGGCTTTATTTGTCGCCGGGGCTGGTGCACAACCCGGCTGGCAAATGGCTCAACAGCACCCGGCTGGGGTTTGCTTCCAGTACTGAGGATGAGTTAACCCAGGCTGTGGCCGTGCTGAAACGGGTTTTAGAAATGGGGAAATAG